In Mycobacteriales bacterium, one DNA window encodes the following:
- a CDS encoding MCE family protein, which translates to MKPFRERNPIPIALIGVGLLLGFLVLAFNVDKLPLIGAGRTLTADFANSSGLQPKDDVRIAGIKVGSVKSVELHGSVVRVAFTDNSGVRLGDQARADIKIKTLLGQKFIDLTPDGPGDLHGTIPVSRTTTPLIVTEAFIGLGKRAGEIDTDQLAKAFDTLASTFKDTPPEVSQSLQGLSRLSQTISSRDQELGELLKHANSVSGVLASRNEQITKLIQDADVVLQLVEDQRAVIHDLLVNTADLASQLTALVNENRAALSPALDNLHSVLNILEKHRDDLDTAIHELAPFVRNFDNTLGNGHFFDNFIADLPPGAFPAVQGGAGSGGGG; encoded by the coding sequence GTGAAGCCGTTCCGCGAGCGCAACCCGATCCCGATCGCCCTGATCGGGGTCGGCCTGCTGCTCGGATTCCTGGTGCTCGCCTTCAACGTCGACAAGCTGCCGCTCATCGGCGCGGGCCGCACCCTGACCGCAGACTTCGCCAACTCCAGCGGGCTGCAGCCGAAGGACGACGTCCGCATCGCCGGCATCAAGGTCGGCTCGGTGAAGTCCGTCGAGCTGCACGGATCGGTCGTGCGGGTCGCGTTCACCGACAACTCCGGCGTACGCCTCGGTGACCAGGCGCGAGCAGACATCAAGATCAAGACGTTGCTCGGGCAGAAGTTCATCGACCTGACCCCCGACGGTCCGGGCGACCTGCACGGCACGATCCCGGTGAGCCGCACCACCACCCCGCTGATCGTGACCGAGGCGTTCATCGGCCTGGGCAAGCGCGCCGGCGAGATCGACACCGACCAGCTGGCCAAGGCGTTCGACACGCTCGCGTCGACGTTCAAGGACACCCCGCCCGAGGTGTCGCAGTCGCTACAGGGTCTGTCGCGCCTCTCCCAGACCATCTCCTCTCGCGACCAGGAGCTCGGCGAGCTGCTCAAGCACGCCAACTCGGTCAGCGGCGTCCTCGCGAGCCGCAACGAGCAGATCACCAAGCTGATCCAGGACGCCGACGTGGTGCTGCAGCTGGTCGAGGACCAGCGGGCCGTGATCCACGACCTGCTCGTCAACACCGCCGACCTGGCGAGCCAGCTGACCGCGCTGGTCAACGAGAACCGCGCGGCGCTCTCGCCGGCGCTCGACAACCTGCACTCGGTGCTCAACATCCTGGAGAAGCACCGCGACGACCTCGACACGGCGATCCACGAGCTGGCGCCGTTCGTCCGCAACTTCGACAACACCCTCGGCAACGGTCACTTCTTCGACAACTTCATCGCCGATCTGCCGCCGGGCGCCTTCCCGGCCGTGCAGGGCGGCGCCGGCAGCGGAGGTGGAGGGTGA
- a CDS encoding MlaD family protein, with amino-acid sequence MRGKTLASFVKLTIFTVITLIVTTILAFTIANIQFRSTHTYHAMFTDATSLLSGDDVRIAGVRVGQVSGVHLADRKYADVTFTVDKDVPLTQGTQAELKFRNLVGQRYLDLVPGPGSGAALKPGGTIPLAQTQPALDLTTLFNGFRPLFQALTPDQVNQLAYEIIQTFQGTGPTVDQLVIHTASLTNALADRDKIIGQVIDNLSSTVATVDANSGGLDELVSQLQRLVTGLAGDREAIRDSLGNIDQLAGNTALLIEQIRPALPVDLTQLSKAADYLANTKNDQGDVFLDEFLGRFPDKLNTIIRTATYGSWFNFYLCDVDGSFTSGGTKITTPTIHNNVPVCNTVYNKEAAGQP; translated from the coding sequence ATGAGAGGCAAGACCCTCGCCAGCTTCGTGAAGCTGACGATCTTCACGGTCATCACCCTGATCGTCACCACGATCCTGGCGTTCACGATCGCCAACATCCAGTTCCGCAGCACGCACACCTACCACGCGATGTTCACCGACGCGACCAGCCTGCTCAGCGGCGACGACGTGCGCATCGCGGGCGTGCGAGTCGGCCAGGTGAGCGGTGTTCACCTCGCGGACCGCAAGTACGCCGACGTGACCTTCACCGTCGACAAGGACGTGCCGCTGACGCAGGGCACCCAGGCCGAGCTCAAGTTCCGCAACCTCGTCGGCCAGCGCTACCTCGACCTGGTGCCGGGGCCCGGCAGCGGCGCGGCCCTGAAGCCCGGCGGCACGATCCCGCTGGCGCAGACCCAGCCGGCGCTCGACCTGACGACGCTGTTCAACGGCTTCCGCCCGCTGTTCCAGGCGCTGACGCCCGACCAGGTCAACCAGCTCGCCTACGAGATCATCCAGACCTTCCAGGGCACCGGGCCGACCGTCGACCAGCTGGTGATCCACACCGCGTCGCTCACCAACGCGCTCGCCGACCGCGACAAGATCATCGGCCAGGTCATCGACAACCTCAGCTCGACGGTCGCCACCGTCGACGCCAACTCGGGCGGGCTCGACGAGCTGGTCAGCCAGCTCCAGCGCCTGGTCACCGGGCTGGCCGGCGACCGCGAGGCGATCCGTGACTCGCTGGGCAACATCGACCAGCTGGCCGGCAACACCGCGCTGCTGATCGAGCAGATCCGGCCTGCGCTCCCGGTCGACCTGACCCAGCTGTCGAAGGCCGCCGACTACCTCGCCAACACGAAGAACGACCAGGGCGACGTCTTCCTCGATGAGTTCCTGGGCCGTTTCCCCGACAAGCTCAACACGATCATCCGCACCGCAACCTACGGCTCGTGGTTCAACTTCTACCTCTGCGACGTGGACGGGTCGTTCACCAGCGGCGGCACGAAGATCACGACGCCGACGATCCACAACAACGTGCCGGTCTGCAACACCGTCTACAACAAGGAAGCGGCGGGGCAGCCGTGA
- a CDS encoding MCE family protein yields MPALGIGATVKRRLLGLTLVVVIVGLIALTGALYSHAFRNWAPVALKTQDIGNQLIVPADVKLRGVLVGEVTSVSSSGRIATLHMEIDPSKLHEIPANVVARILPKTLFGEKYVDLVYPDHPETVRLAAGDVIPEDRSKTAIELQNVFQQLVPLLKTLKPVQLNQTLSALADALRGRGEELGKNLSLADDYFRKLNAHLPTIQHDISGLADLASSLDEAAPSILAQARNFAVNARTLTDKQDTYADFLRQTATFADTATQVFGENADRIISLAHVSRPVTDVLAYYSPEFTCLLNGLATLEPRLNQAFGPGPYLHITLEYVPDRGAYTYPADLPKYDTITGPDCHGLPSSPQSSAYPSAYTQQPAANPTRTTQADYDIGPVGSTAEQQFVTALLAPVMNMPSDDVPAGLATLLAGPMMRGMAVGLS; encoded by the coding sequence ATGCCTGCCCTCGGAATTGGCGCGACGGTCAAGCGTCGGCTGCTCGGGTTGACCCTCGTCGTCGTCATCGTCGGACTGATCGCCCTCACGGGCGCGCTCTACAGTCACGCGTTCCGCAACTGGGCACCGGTCGCCCTCAAGACGCAGGACATCGGCAACCAGCTGATCGTGCCCGCCGACGTGAAGCTGCGCGGCGTGCTCGTGGGCGAGGTCACCTCGGTCAGCAGCAGCGGCCGGATCGCCACGCTGCACATGGAGATCGACCCCTCGAAGCTGCACGAGATCCCGGCCAACGTGGTCGCGCGCATCCTGCCCAAGACGCTCTTCGGTGAGAAGTACGTCGACCTCGTCTATCCCGACCACCCCGAGACGGTGCGTCTCGCCGCGGGCGACGTGATCCCCGAGGACAGGTCGAAGACTGCGATCGAGCTGCAGAACGTCTTCCAGCAGCTGGTGCCCTTGCTCAAGACGCTGAAGCCGGTCCAGCTCAACCAGACGCTGTCGGCGCTTGCCGATGCGCTACGGGGACGCGGTGAGGAGCTCGGCAAGAACCTCTCGCTGGCCGACGACTACTTCCGCAAGCTCAACGCGCACCTGCCGACGATCCAGCACGACATCTCCGGCCTGGCCGACCTCGCGTCGTCGCTCGACGAGGCCGCGCCCTCGATCCTGGCGCAGGCCCGCAACTTCGCGGTCAACGCGCGCACGCTGACCGACAAGCAGGACACCTACGCCGACTTCCTGCGGCAGACCGCGACGTTCGCCGACACGGCGACGCAGGTCTTCGGTGAGAACGCCGACCGCATCATCAGCCTCGCTCACGTGAGCCGGCCGGTGACCGACGTGCTCGCTTACTACTCGCCGGAGTTCACCTGCCTGCTCAACGGGCTGGCGACCCTCGAGCCGCGGCTCAACCAGGCGTTCGGTCCGGGGCCCTACCTGCACATCACCCTCGAGTACGTCCCCGACCGCGGGGCCTACACCTACCCGGCCGACCTGCCCAAGTACGACACGATCACCGGCCCCGACTGCCACGGGTTGCCCAGCAGCCCGCAGAGCTCCGCCTACCCGTCGGCCTACACCCAGCAGCCGGCGGCCAACCCGACCCGCACCACTCAGGCCGACTACGACATCGGCCCGGTCGGTAGCACCGCGGAGCAGCAGTTCGTCACCGCGCTGCTCGCTCCGGTCATGAACATGCCGAGCGACGACGTGCCCGCCGGGCTGGCGACGCTGCTCGCCGGGCCGATGATGCGGGGGATGGCGGTGGGCCTGTCATGA
- a CDS encoding ABC transporter permease: MAAPISLPRPLRGPARVAKRVVDYPLGVLDDLGEQMGFYGRSLGWLWKTILRYKREVFRLIAEVALGSGPLAVIGGSVGVIAFMTFFTGTEVGLEGYQGLAQIGTAAFAGFVSAYFNTREIAPLVAGLALTATVGAGFTAQLGAMRISEEIDALEVMGVPSIPYLVTTRIIAGLVAVIPLYVIGLFSSYFATRFIVTSYFGQSSGTYDHYFHLFLPPIDVLYSFLKVLVFAVVIMLIHCYYGYYAKGGPAGVGVAVGRAVRTSIVAINVIDLLLSLAIWGSTTTVRIAG; the protein is encoded by the coding sequence ATGGCCGCACCGATCTCCCTCCCACGACCGCTGCGCGGCCCCGCCCGGGTCGCGAAGCGCGTCGTCGACTACCCGCTGGGAGTGCTCGACGACCTCGGCGAGCAGATGGGTTTCTACGGCCGGTCGCTCGGCTGGCTCTGGAAGACGATCCTGCGCTACAAGCGCGAGGTCTTCCGCCTGATCGCTGAGGTGGCGCTCGGCTCGGGCCCGCTCGCGGTCATCGGTGGCAGCGTCGGCGTCATCGCTTTCATGACGTTCTTCACCGGCACGGAGGTCGGCCTCGAGGGCTACCAGGGGCTGGCCCAGATCGGCACCGCAGCCTTCGCCGGCTTCGTCTCCGCCTACTTCAACACGCGCGAGATCGCCCCCCTGGTTGCCGGGCTCGCACTGACCGCGACGGTGGGCGCCGGTTTCACCGCCCAGCTCGGGGCCATGCGCATCAGCGAGGAGATCGACGCCCTCGAGGTCATGGGCGTGCCGTCGATCCCCTACCTGGTGACGACCCGGATCATCGCTGGGCTGGTCGCGGTGATCCCGCTCTACGTCATTGGCCTGTTCTCGTCGTACTTCGCGACGCGGTTCATCGTCACGTCGTACTTCGGCCAGTCCAGCGGCACCTACGACCACTACTTCCATCTGTTCCTGCCGCCGATCGACGTCTTGTACTCCTTCCTCAAAGTGCTGGTCTTCGCCGTCGTGATCATGCTGATCCACTGCTACTACGGCTACTACGCCAAGGGCGGTCCGGCCGGCGTCGGCGTCGCGGTGGGGCGCGCGGTGCGCACCTCGATCGTCGCGATCAACGTGATCGACCTCCTGCTCAGCCTCGCCATCTGGGGCTCCACCACGACCGTCCGGATCGCCGGGTAG
- a CDS encoding ABC transporter permease — MSFVGEGALRQTGSLFALALDTFRALFRRPFQWRETIDQAWFIASVTILPTALVSIPFGAVIALQLGNLTRQVGAQSFTGSASVLAIVREASPIVTALLISGAGGSAICADLGSRKIRDEIDAMEVLGISPIQRLVVPRVLASMFVAVLLNGLVSVVGVAGGYYFNVFLQHGTPGAYIASFTALAQLPDLYASEAKALVFGAIAAIVASYRGLHPAGGPKGVGDAVNQSVIITFMLLFLTNFIMTAIYFQIVPQKAI, encoded by the coding sequence ATGAGCTTCGTCGGGGAGGGCGCGCTGCGCCAGACCGGCAGCCTGTTCGCACTCGCGCTCGACACGTTCAGGGCACTGTTCCGCCGGCCGTTCCAGTGGCGCGAGACGATCGACCAGGCCTGGTTCATCGCCAGTGTCACGATCCTGCCGACCGCGCTGGTCTCGATCCCGTTCGGCGCGGTCATCGCGCTGCAGCTGGGCAACCTGACCCGCCAGGTCGGCGCGCAGTCGTTCACCGGGTCGGCCTCGGTGCTCGCGATCGTGCGCGAGGCGTCGCCGATCGTCACGGCACTGCTGATCTCCGGGGCCGGCGGCTCCGCCATCTGCGCCGACCTCGGGAGCCGCAAGATCCGCGACGAGATCGACGCGATGGAGGTCCTCGGCATCTCGCCGATCCAGCGCCTCGTCGTCCCGCGCGTGCTCGCCTCGATGTTCGTCGCGGTGCTGCTCAACGGGCTTGTCTCGGTCGTGGGCGTCGCCGGCGGCTACTACTTCAACGTCTTCCTGCAGCACGGCACCCCGGGCGCCTACATCGCGTCGTTCACCGCCCTGGCGCAGCTGCCCGACCTCTACGCGAGCGAGGCGAAGGCGCTGGTCTTCGGGGCGATCGCCGCGATCGTCGCGTCCTACCGCGGGCTTCACCCGGCCGGCGGTCCCAAAGGCGTGGGCGACGCGGTCAACCAGTCCGTGATCATCACGTTCATGCTGCTGTTCCTGACCAACTTCATCATGACCGCGATCTACTTCCAGATCGTCCCGCAGAAGGCGATCTGA
- a CDS encoding ABC transporter ATP-binding protein encodes MGVEVRVEGLSKSFGKQVIWQDVSLTLPAGEISVLLGPSGTGKSVFLKHLVGLLRPDRGHVWIEGRDVPHLSEHELYETRKLFGVLFQDGALFGSMNIFDNVAFPLREHTKKGEPEIKQIVMEKLEMVGLANAESKLPGEISGGMRKRAGLARALVLDPEIILFDEPDSGLDPVRVAYLNQLIVDLNAQIGATMLIVTHDIGTARTVPDNIGLLFRRELVMFGPREELLTSDIPVVRQFLNGRMEGPIGMAEEKDEALVAQELASVGAAPLPAAGAGPKGAGGAGVPVRLRPSGTLAADDPAPDLLDQEPDIGTRAAIGMEREQAPADGGPMRRPRRPIDRDTGEVLPRPSGEPAARKPRAPRTRRSRGGDT; translated from the coding sequence GTGGGCGTCGAGGTACGGGTCGAAGGGCTGTCCAAGTCCTTCGGCAAGCAGGTCATCTGGCAAGACGTCTCGCTCACCCTGCCCGCAGGTGAGATCTCCGTCCTTCTCGGCCCGTCCGGCACCGGCAAGTCGGTCTTCCTCAAGCACCTGGTCGGACTGCTGCGGCCGGACCGCGGCCACGTCTGGATCGAAGGTCGCGACGTCCCCCACCTGTCCGAGCACGAGCTCTACGAAACCCGCAAGCTCTTCGGCGTGCTGTTCCAGGACGGCGCGCTCTTCGGCTCGATGAACATCTTCGACAACGTCGCCTTCCCGTTGCGCGAGCACACGAAGAAGGGCGAGCCGGAGATCAAGCAGATCGTCATGGAAAAGCTCGAGATGGTCGGGCTGGCCAACGCCGAGAGCAAGCTCCCCGGCGAGATCTCCGGTGGCATGCGCAAGCGCGCCGGGTTGGCCCGCGCCCTCGTGCTCGACCCGGAGATCATTCTGTTCGACGAGCCCGACTCGGGTCTCGACCCCGTGCGCGTCGCCTACCTCAACCAGCTGATCGTCGACCTCAACGCCCAGATCGGCGCGACGATGCTGATCGTCACGCACGACATCGGCACGGCCCGCACCGTGCCCGACAACATCGGCCTGCTGTTCCGCCGCGAGCTCGTCATGTTCGGTCCGCGGGAGGAACTGCTCACCAGCGACATCCCGGTCGTGCGGCAGTTCCTCAACGGCCGCATGGAAGGCCCCATCGGCATGGCAGAGGAGAAGGACGAGGCGCTCGTCGCCCAGGAGCTCGCGAGCGTCGGTGCCGCGCCTCTGCCGGCGGCGGGGGCCGGCCCCAAGGGCGCCGGCGGCGCCGGCGTACCCGTCCGGTTGCGCCCGAGCGGCACGCTCGCCGCCGACGACCCGGCGCCGGACCTGCTCGACCAGGAGCCCGACATCGGCACCCGCGCCGCGATCGGCATGGAGCGCGAGCAGGCGCCGGCCGACGGCGGACCCATGCGCCGGCCACGTCGTCCGATCGACCGCGACACCGGCGAGGTGCTCCCGCGCCCGTCGGGGGAGCCGGCGGCCCGCAAGCCCCGCGCGCCCCGCACTCGCCGATCCCGCGGCGGGGACACATGA
- the rplL gene encoding 50S ribosomal protein L7/L12: MAKLSTDELLDAFKEMTLLELSEFVKQFEDTFDVKAAAPVAVAAAAAPAAAGGGAEAGGGEEQDEFDVVLESAGDKKIQVIKEVRALTNLGLKEAKDLVDGAPKPLLEKVNKETADKAKAALEGAGASVTVK, from the coding sequence ATGGCGAAGCTCAGCACCGACGAGCTGCTCGACGCGTTCAAGGAGATGACGCTGCTCGAGCTGTCGGAGTTCGTGAAGCAGTTCGAGGACACCTTCGACGTCAAGGCCGCGGCTCCGGTGGCCGTCGCCGCGGCGGCTGCCCCGGCAGCGGCCGGTGGCGGCGCGGAGGCCGGTGGCGGCGAGGAGCAGGACGAGTTCGACGTCGTGCTCGAGAGCGCCGGCGACAAGAAGATCCAGGTCATCAAGGAGGTTCGCGCACTGACGAACCTCGGCCTCAAGGAGGCCAAGGACCTGGTCGACGGCGCGCCGAAGCCGCTGCTCGAGAAGGTCAACAAGGAAACCGCCGACAAGGCGAAGGCCGCCCTCGAGGGCGCCGGCGCCTCGGTGACCGTCAAGTAG
- the rplJ gene encoding 50S ribosomal protein L10 has protein sequence MARPDKAAAVAEITEAFRGSSAAVLTEYRGLTVAQLKQLRRALGEDATYAVVKNTLTKIAAREAGLETLESLLEGPSAIAFVTGDPVAVAKGLRDFSREHPMLVVKGGVLEGSPVGADEIRRLADLESREVLLAKLAGGMKASLSRAAAMFQAPLTQAARLAEALRVKAEADPSVLAGGAGTPAAPAADADDSPVAAQTDSESPTAEQAAEAGAATESETDTPQDEQPQG, from the coding sequence ATGGCAAGGCCCGACAAGGCCGCCGCGGTCGCCGAGATCACCGAGGCGTTCCGCGGCTCGTCGGCTGCCGTCCTGACTGAGTACCGCGGGCTCACCGTCGCGCAGCTCAAGCAGCTGCGGCGGGCGCTGGGCGAGGACGCGACCTACGCCGTCGTCAAGAACACCCTCACCAAGATCGCTGCTCGCGAGGCCGGTCTCGAGACCCTCGAGTCGCTGCTCGAGGGTCCGTCGGCCATCGCGTTCGTGACCGGCGACCCGGTCGCCGTCGCCAAGGGGCTGCGCGACTTCAGCCGCGAGCACCCGATGCTCGTGGTCAAGGGTGGCGTGCTCGAGGGCAGCCCGGTCGGCGCGGACGAGATCCGGCGGCTGGCCGACCTGGAGTCGCGCGAGGTGCTGCTGGCCAAGCTGGCCGGTGGCATGAAGGCCTCGCTCTCCCGGGCGGCGGCGATGTTCCAGGCGCCGCTCACCCAGGCCGCCCGGCTCGCCGAGGCGCTGCGGGTCAAGGCCGAGGCCGACCCGAGCGTGCTCGCCGGTGGCGCCGGCACGCCCGCGGCCCCGGCTGCCGACGCCGACGACTCGCCGGTCGCCGCGCAGACCGACAGCGAGTCCCCGACCGCCGAGCAGGCGGCCGAGGCTGGCGCAGCCACCGAGTCAGAAACCGACACACCGCAGGACGAGCAGCCGCAGGGCTGA
- the rplA gene encoding 50S ribosomal protein L1 produces the protein MQRSKKYREAAALVDRDRLYGPLDAVRLAKQTSPTKGFDATVEVAMRLGVDPRKADQMVRGTVNLPHGTGKTARVAVFATGDKADEARAAGADIVGADDLIAEVEGGRTDFDAAVATPDMMGKVGRLGRVLGPRGLMPNPKTGTVTMDVAKAVEDIKGGKIEYRVDRQANLHFVIGKTSFSDQALVENYAAALDEVLRAKPSSAKGRYLRKVTLTTTMGPGIPVDPSKSRNLMEEAAPVA, from the coding sequence ATGCAGCGCAGCAAGAAGTACCGCGAGGCCGCGGCGCTCGTCGACCGCGACCGGCTCTACGGCCCGCTCGACGCCGTCCGGCTCGCCAAGCAGACGTCGCCCACCAAGGGGTTCGACGCCACCGTCGAGGTCGCCATGCGCCTCGGCGTCGACCCGCGCAAGGCCGACCAGATGGTGCGCGGCACCGTCAACCTGCCGCACGGCACCGGCAAGACCGCCCGCGTCGCTGTCTTCGCCACCGGCGACAAGGCCGACGAGGCGCGCGCCGCGGGTGCCGACATCGTCGGCGCCGACGACCTGATCGCCGAGGTCGAGGGCGGTCGCACCGACTTCGACGCCGCCGTCGCCACGCCCGACATGATGGGCAAGGTCGGCCGGCTCGGCCGGGTGCTCGGCCCGCGCGGCCTCATGCCCAACCCGAAGACCGGCACCGTGACGATGGACGTCGCGAAGGCCGTCGAGGACATCAAGGGCGGCAAGATCGAGTACCGCGTCGACCGGCAGGCCAACCTGCACTTCGTGATCGGCAAGACGTCGTTCAGCGACCAGGCGCTGGTCGAGAACTACGCAGCCGCGCTCGACGAGGTGCTGCGCGCGAAGCCGTCGTCCGCCAAGGGTCGCTACCTGCGCAAGGTCACGCTGACGACGACGATGGGTCCCGGCATCCCGGTCGACCCGTCGAAGAGCCGCAACCTGATGGAGGAGGCGGCGCCCGTCGCCTGA
- the rplK gene encoding 50S ribosomal protein L11 yields MPPKKKIAAIIKLQIQAGQATPAPPVGPALGQHGVNIMEFCKQYNAETESQRGNVVPVEISVYEDRSFTFVTKTPPAARLILKAAGVEKGSGEPHKTKVATISRDQVREIAQTKMADLNANDVDAAEKIIAGTARSMGITVTE; encoded by the coding sequence ATGCCTCCCAAGAAGAAGATCGCGGCGATCATCAAGCTGCAGATCCAGGCCGGCCAGGCCACCCCGGCGCCGCCGGTCGGCCCTGCGCTCGGCCAGCACGGCGTCAACATCATGGAGTTCTGCAAGCAGTACAACGCCGAGACCGAGAGCCAGCGCGGCAACGTCGTACCCGTCGAGATCTCGGTCTACGAGGACCGCTCGTTCACGTTCGTCACCAAGACCCCGCCGGCCGCCCGGCTGATCCTCAAGGCGGCGGGCGTCGAGAAGGGTTCCGGCGAGCCGCACAAGACCAAGGTGGCGACGATCAGCCGCGACCAGGTCCGTGAGATCGCCCAGACGAAGATGGCCGACCTCAACGCCAACGACGTCGACGCGGCAGAGAAGATCATCGCCGGCACCGCTCGCTCCATGGGGATCACCGTCACCGAGTAG
- the nusG gene encoding transcription termination/antitermination protein NusG: protein MSDQPLDEQSEPFATPGAPDMPSTDAGAGADSADEMGLGLNDDETPGYLQPETPSERTDEVHDAVDDAGSEAGAGEGVSGPEEDPVEEFMRALRSAPGDWYVVHSYAGYENKVKTNLESRITSLNMEDFIFQIEVPTQEETIVKGGKRQVVQSKVFPGYILVRMDLTDESWSTVRNTPGVTGFVGQTNRPSPLTLDEVARILAPKPKEKKAEAPKVVDFEVGESVTVMDGPFATLPATINEINPDAQKLKVLVSIFGRETPVELSFSQVAKI from the coding sequence GTGTCCGACCAGCCGCTGGACGAGCAGTCCGAGCCGTTCGCCACGCCCGGCGCGCCCGACATGCCGTCGACGGACGCGGGTGCCGGCGCGGACAGCGCCGACGAGATGGGCCTCGGCCTCAACGACGACGAGACGCCCGGCTACCTCCAGCCCGAGACGCCGTCCGAGCGCACCGACGAGGTCCACGACGCGGTCGACGATGCCGGCAGCGAGGCCGGTGCGGGCGAGGGCGTCAGCGGTCCTGAGGAGGACCCGGTTGAGGAGTTCATGCGCGCGCTGCGCTCGGCTCCCGGCGACTGGTACGTCGTGCACTCCTACGCCGGCTACGAGAACAAGGTGAAGACCAACCTCGAGAGCCGCATCACCTCGCTGAACATGGAGGACTTCATCTTCCAGATCGAGGTGCCCACGCAGGAGGAGACGATCGTCAAGGGCGGCAAGCGCCAGGTCGTCCAGTCGAAGGTCTTCCCCGGCTACATCCTGGTGCGCATGGACCTCACCGACGAGTCGTGGTCCACGGTCCGCAACACCCCCGGCGTCACGGGCTTCGTCGGCCAGACCAACCGCCCGTCCCCGCTCACGCTCGACGAGGTCGCCCGCATCCTCGCGCCGAAGCCCAAGGAGAAGAAGGCCGAGGCGCCGAAGGTCGTCGACTTCGAGGTCGGCGAGTCGGTCACGGTCATGGACGGCCCGTTCGCGACGCTGCCCGCCACCATCAACGAGATCAACCCCGACGCGCAGAAGCTCAAGGTGCTGGTCTCCATCTTCGGCCGGGAGACCCCGGTCGAGCTGTCGTTCAGCCAGGTCGCCAAGATCTGA
- the secE gene encoding preprotein translocase subunit SecE, producing MTQTTEQRPARSGSGSSAGGPIRRSATFYRQVVAELRKVIWSTRRELITYTVVSIFFVSVMIAIIAGFDVAFTKAVIAIFG from the coding sequence GTGACGCAGACGACCGAGCAGCGCCCCGCGCGCAGCGGCTCCGGGAGCTCAGCCGGCGGCCCGATCCGCCGCAGCGCCACGTTCTACCGCCAGGTCGTCGCCGAGCTGCGCAAGGTGATCTGGTCGACCCGCCGGGAGCTGATCACTTACACGGTCGTGTCAATCTTCTTCGTCTCCGTGATGATCGCCATCATCGCCGGCTTCGACGTCGCGTTCACGAAGGCCGTCATCGCGATCTTCGGGTAG